From Acipenser ruthenus chromosome 36, fAciRut3.2 maternal haplotype, whole genome shotgun sequence:
GATCAGAATGATGGAAATCGCAGATCTCACAGAGCAAGTGACACTCTGCAGTCTCTTTCAGTAACAATATGTAACAAGCCAGGCATTCAGAATCCTATTATAATGATTTAAACTATGGCAGAATGGAAATCCAAAGGTGTTGAGTTCAAATGAACAGTCCCCTCTGTCTATTTATTTACAAGCTGTCTGTACTCTACACTGTAGTATCTAGTTGTGGTAATGTCGCTCTGCAGACACAGGGCTGTATGTCTGTACTGTACGCTGTGTGTGTCTAGTTGTGGTAATGTCATTCTGCAGACACAGGGCTGTATGTCTGTACTGTACGCTGTGTGTGTCTAGTTGTGATAATGTCGCTCTGCAGACACAGGGCTGTATGTCTGTACTGTACGCTGTGTGTGTCTAGTTGTGGTAATGTCATTCTGCAGACACAGGGCTGTATGTCTGTACTGTACGCTGTGTGTGTCTAGTTGTGGTAATGTCATTCTGCAGACACAGGGCTGTATGTCTGTACTGTACGCTGTGTGTATCTAGTTGTGATAATGTCATTCTGCAGACACACTGCTGTATTTCAAGCAGCTTTAAGCACTTTTTATTGCCCAATAGGGCGGTGGGGAGAAAGCAAGTCTATGTATCAATGATCTTCAACAGCAATGCAGTAATGGCACTGCAAAGGCAATGCAATGGGGATCCCACTGGGTTTGATTCAAACTTTAATTTAAAGTACAGTACGGTGGACCAAGTAATTTGGGTAAAGTCTCCTGCACTAGGACCAGTCAGTTTACAATGATCTGCAAGCAGAAGTTTGTAACTGGTTCAATCACAGTTCTGTCAATGCATGAGTACAGAGGGTGAAGTGCAGGGGGCTTACCAAGAGTGAGACGTTTTAAAGTTGCCATTACATCTTCCTTCTTCCATCTCATCTTCTCTGCTGACAGACCGGAGGTGCTAGAACCACAGTGGTGTGCGCTTATATCAGCACAGCCCTAAATCAAGCGTGTATTTCAGCCCTGAAGCTTGTGGTACGAAGCATCCTGTGCAAACTCTGGGCTCTGTGCTAATCCATTCCTGCACGTCTGCGGCTGTCGCTTGCTTTGCTGCGCACACTTATTGCAGTGCCCTGTTGCTCTTTCTTGTTGTGTGAATCAATGATGatctaaattatttaaatgtaaatggaacGAGGAACGTTTTGTAAGCAGGGCCATCTATATGTTCTGTGGAATTCGTGTATGTTAAACACGAATTCCGTTCATATCCTTCATTCGCAGAATACATTTTGTATGAACGCATTGCAAACTACAGCACAGCTATGCAAGGCTCCGTTTTTGTTTTCTCATATATTATGTTAGGTACAGGGTAGATAATATGCCTACATTTTGAAATGCAAGTGAGCTAATGAGAATGCTTCCTGGTCTCCAGGGTGTAACTGCAGTACCTCTGGCGATGGTCCACTGCACTGGGAAGCTAAGAATGGAGACGCCTTCACTTTCGATATTGACTACAAGGATGGAGCCCTGGTTATCAGAAAGGAGGGCCACTACTTCATCTATTCCAAAGTCTTTTACGGACAAATTGAGTGCCAGGGGAAAAAACGCATGTTCAAGCACTACGTCAATAAGATGACTGAAAGATATTCAGGAGAACTGGGGCTGATGGAGAACAGGAAGTTCTTCTGCAGCAGCTCCCAGGATTCCTTGTTGGGTAACAGTTTCCTGGGAGGGGTTTTCCACCTACTGGAAGGCGACCAGATCTTCGTGAAGGTGAACGAAAAGAGTCTCATCCGATTGCAGGGGAGCACTGAAAATTTCTTTGGAGCCTATCtgatttaaccccctccccctctctcctccccccacAGCGCTGGTACAGTACCTTCTCATACTGACTTGCCATGTATTCCTCTTGTCTTTTGCTTTCTCGTTTCAAAGAGAAGCCGGTAAAGCTCTGGGCATCAGAGGATATCACAGGGACCTTTGTAAGTGCCAGGCAGAAGCCTGCAAGACCCAATTTGACGTTAAGAAAAAAGGATCAGGGCCATTAAAGGCTCTCCTGTAAAGATGACTGTAATCTGATGTTACATCTAAGTAGGAGTGAAGGTTTTGACTGGCGATAGTTACTGTATGCTGTGTCTATTCACACGTGGTAAGGAACTTATCCCCTGTATGCCTCGTGCCTCTTCATGAAACTCAAACTGGGATCTTAGTCCAAATGAGTCTAGTCGATACGTACATTAAGTGCACATCCTATAAGTTAGCAATTAAATGGACATACGGAGCTAAGCTACAATGAATTATATAAAACAGGGTTTACATttcaagctgagggaacacaaagccactttgtggcttggaacttggtttcaggagacgaggtttcaGACCGtagcacggcacaccaggggagacttggggtttgatacacaatctcaaactaggtctcctggagtTAGGTTTCAAgtcgctgttcctgaaaaagtggctttgttttCCCTCAGAGTAGAAATCATTTCTACCTGTGTATCCCGTAAAATTCAGATAAATTTTTCTAACATTTTGAAGATTCTACCAAGTTGCATCCAGTgtttaaatcatattttaaagcagCTTTTGTACAGAAAGAAATGACCTTTGGTGAACCATCCTCCCGGGACGGCTTTCAGTCAAACTAGCTCAAATgaagtcattttatttaaattataattaagCCTGTTATCCTACAATCATAATTCTATtagcaatttttctttttttccttctatttattttttctttagcaGAATAGTTATATCTCTGCATTTAGTATCTATTTATCTATACAAAATGAACATTGTGTGTACAGGGGTTAGCTGTTTTAAGAAAATAGTCACGCTTTATGAATACAAGACAACAAAGTAATCTCAGCTGAAACTCggcttaaaaaaaattaagaaataagaacTAAACGGCATTTACATTGATAACTAGAGAGGTAATGTTCAGGGAGATCAAATGATCagaaaagaaggttttaaaaaacatctctgtcctccggATAAATGCTAGTCCACAGCACAGGGGCCACTGAGGACTGCAATGTTTCTTCATTCGTAACATTGTAATTCCTTGAACTGTTTGTTTCTGATGTGTCCAGATTCAATCACTTTGACAAGTAAGCTACTTAAAGTGCTCCAGTTaatcaaaaaaaaatatttttttaagtttttaaattGTTGCCTTTTAGTAATGAATCCCTtatatgctttcactgtgctttattacactttgctatgattttactatggggaacttatATAAGGGAATAGGTAGACCGACCCTCGTGCTGTACATTTCAAACAGATTCACTCTGGTTAGAGCTAAGCCACACATGCCCCACAATGAGGCTTGTCAGCTCGGTTCATTCTCAACAAGTTCTCAAGCAAGCGGAGATCTGGTTTTGTACTTGCCTTGAATGTTTAAACTCGTGTAACCTGATATTCAGGCCATTTATAGTGTTGttattacatgtattattattattattataaatatatatttttattattaatattattattgatatgtttgtattttcttttttttaatttagaaacgATACTCTTTAGCGTCTTTATTTGAGTGATGACATAGAGCTCATTTAAAAGTGTTTGCACTGAAATGGAGTTTTTCTCATTGGTAATGACATACTGATGCTGTTACTGATATGAATcataatacaggtacattaacagACACATGGTTACACTGCACTTAGTTTTGACTGGTATTTAACTACATGATAAAAGCCACAGAATTATGTGATAGTGAGGCTGGAACtccacacattaataaaacacattagaCAAAGTTGTTTTCCAGATAATTTTGTTGTACTTAAAAAATATGGCAGAACTCCAGCTACAGTGTAGTTAAGTGTACCTGTGTTTTGAAGTGTATCCTAATGATTATCAGAAGAAATCGATTTTATAAACAGCCCCAAATActatacagctacagccaaaagtttagcatcaccctgtagaatgaacacattgtgcttcataaagtcgaatgaaacctgctgaataatgttaccttaacatattgaattacatacctctgTGTGGTTTTccatatgatgttaaataaaatatctaaattatactcatatattattactattttattactaaaattctaggtgatgcaaaacctttggccagagctgtagataaTGGAGGTTTTAGTGTAATACAAGGAACGGCAAACTACAacgaagtaaaaaaaaaaccttcaattgCATGTGCCGACTCTCATATAGAGAATCTCTTGAGCACGGACTCATTCAATGTATACTGTAGATCGCAGCTTTGTGAAGTGATGTGCAGTCTGATTGTAACACAGACTGTGTGGATATTGGCTTCTAGTTtcaataaattgtgttttgtaaaataaagaaataaagacgTGCGCAATGATAAAACACTGTGTGGGGACTTGTTTCTCGTCTGGTCTCACCAGGTAAGCGTTACCACGCTGACATCTAGAAAAGAGATTTCAAACTTTACAGCGTTTCGTTATCAGTTAAACATTCACAgaaaactcccccccccccccccccgccccctacTAATCCTCTGCATTCAAACATTCAGCAGTGAGAGGAGTCCGTTCAGCCCGTCTCAGCGCGTCCGGTTCCTgctagctgattgatctcagagctTTGTCAAGTTGTGTctaaaaggatcccagtgattctgccccaacagcatgactaggtaacccattccatcccctccccactctctgtgtgaagaagagtctccttcagcaacatgactaggtaacccattccatcccctcaccactctctgtgtgaagaagagtctccttcagcaacatgactaggtaacccattccatcccctccccactctctgtgtgaagaagagtctccttcagcaacatgactaggtaacccattccatcccctccccactctctgtgtgaagaagagtctccttcagcaacatgactaggtaacccattccatcccctcaccactctctgtgtgaaggagagtctccttcagcaacatgactaggtaacccattccatcccctcatcactctctgtgtgaagaagagtctccttcagcaacatgacaaggtaacccattccatcccctcaatACTCTGTCCTAATTCTGTCTCCATTTTAtgtccaactgtgtcctctggtcctgcacttaaagtattggttcaggtAAACTATATCAATGCctcttaagattttaaagacttcaatcacgctctccctaattcttctttgttccaggcttaACAGCTCACTCAGCACCGCTCACTCATTTAAACCCTGCTGAGTTTATCATTAATAATATCTGGGCTGCCACTGCACCTGTGGGACTGAATAAAAAGGTTTGCAAGTTTCTGAAGATGACACGGTCCCTTATCTATTCTGGGATACCAAGATAGTTATTGAGTAAAGGGGTCTCAAGAGGGTGAAACTAGCAAATGCCCAGCCCCAGTCGTTCTGCAGTACAAGGACAAAAGCACATCGGAGAGAACTGGGCGACAATCTATTGAAGAATACCAAGAAGATACTCTGAGCAAAATGGGTAAAGGTGAGCAAATGTATAAATACATCTATTTAGgtatctgtttatttttctatgtattgtatatctatctatctatctatctatctatctatctatctatctatctatctatctatctatctatctatctatctatatatatatagttcaccccctagtctctgtaagtcgatttggataaaagcgtctgctaaatgactaattaataataataataataataataataataataataataataataataataataatgatttccattacacaagagcagatgttaaaacttcatgctgatttgaactcggatctcgccaagataagctccaacta
This genomic window contains:
- the LOC117409792 gene encoding tumor necrosis factor ligand superfamily member 14-like; this translates as MTDSNVVYPSVFVVDGKANFPLEQRRRRHGNAAQWLLFMLVFLALSGVGILGYFIWDLERRTVAISDTASSNTEKMIGIQDKKEPGKPSAHITGCNCSTSGDGPLHWEAKNGDAFTFDIDYKDGALVIRKEGHYFIYSKVFYGQIECQGKKRMFKHYVNKMTERYSGELGLMENRKFFCSSSQDSLLGNSFLGGVFHLLEGDQIFVKVNEKSLIRLQGSTENFFGAYLI